In the genome of Bradysia coprophila strain Holo2 unplaced genomic scaffold, BU_Bcop_v1 contig_232, whole genome shotgun sequence, one region contains:
- the LOC119076056 gene encoding uncharacterized protein LOC119076056, whose translation MKPQSGLPEKYFLAFMLTILTFQFGIDEVRAGYCGFVDILDPRVSGGSETHRGEWPFLAALYYVEELKFFCGGTLITRQHVLTAAHCVQNKDSPLKITSDDVLVLLGAHNLSIREKGVIQSDVGGIYVHPDWKVYGDKYDADIAIFMLSRIVQFTNYIRPVCMPTHSSVVNGARGSIVGWGISDNGKTSLEFPRRAFTNALNASYCLTTDPYVAFLSSTRTFCGTGGDGSPNKGDSGGGFFVLSGSVWVQYGIISALRINATGLIDENSVAIYTNVKLFDSWINEVIGMSGGTIENFTESQDVVEIAKVEIENKTVSLVCYGDNAYFGYVASYSCQVPDLNIQNRNSKVSSIAAYHVSGKSDQDVQRIVFFNGTMAYLPHGIGKIFKNLKVFVVSADLNLKFVQRSNFKNLEKLIHLHIYRNEIETFDETVLFDLPHLELFTLYKNKLKVIGEETFEKNPKLKVIDLRWNKLEVLPKQLFANNLLLEEAYFTGNSLNIIRIDFSGLRNIRRLNFKDNVCVDEESEGNFSDLFKQLRENCA comes from the exons ATGAAACCACAGTCCGGTTTgccggaaaaatattttttggcctTCATGTTGACGATTCTCACATTTCAATTCGGAATTGATGAAGTCCGCGCCGGTTACTGTGGCTTCGTGGATATTCTCGATCCCAGAGTATCGGGTGGAAGTGAGACACATCGAGGAGAGTGGCCCTTTCTGGCGGCACTCTATTACGTGGAggaattaaagtttttttgtgGAGGAACATTGATAACAAGGCAGCACGTACTGACAG CTGCACACTGTGTCCAGAACAAAGACTCTCCGCTGAAAATTACTTCTGACGATGTTCTAGTACTTCTTGGGGCGCATAATTTGTCGATTAGAGAAAAGGGTGTTATTCAGAGCGATGTAGGAGGGATTTATGTTCATCCCGACTGGAAAGTGTACGGCGACAAATATGATGCTGACATAGCCATTTTCATGCTCAGCAGAATTGTTCAATTTACCAACTATATTCGACCAGTTTGCATGCCAACTCATAGTTCGGTTGTTAACGGCGCTAGAGGATCCATCGTCGGTTGGGGTATATCAGACAACGGAAAAACTAGCTTAGAATTTCCACGCCGCGCATTTACCAACGCTTTAAATGCGTCTTATTGCTTGACCACGGATCCGTATGTGGCGTTTTTATCGTCAACGCGGACATTTTGTGGCACTGGCGGTGATGGTTCCCCGAACAAAGGTGATTCTGGTGGTGGATTTTTTGTCCTTTCCGGTTCCGTTTGGGTACAGTACGGAATCATTTCTGCATTACGGATCAATGCTACTGGTTTGATCGATGAAAATTCCGTTGCCATTTATACAAACGTAAAATTGTTTGATTCTTGGATAAATGAAGTGATAGGAATGTCTGGTGGGACGATAGAAAACTTTACTGAAAGTCAAGATGTGGTTGAGATTGCTAAAGTAGAGATTGAGAACAAAACAGTCAGCTTGGTCTGTTATGGGGATAATGCGTACTTTGGATATGTTGCAAG ctaCTCCTGCCAGGTGCCTGATTTGAATATACAGAATCGAAACTCGAAGGTTTCTTCAATAGCAGCTTATCACGTTTCTGGGAAGTCCGATCAGGACGTTCAACGTATCGTATTCTTCAATGGAACCATGGCCTACCTACCCCATGGAataggaaaaatatttaaaaatttaaaagtttttgtggTCTCGGCTGatctaaatttgaaattcgttcaaagatccaatttcaaaaatttggaaaaattgatcCATTTGCACATTTATCGCAATGAAATCGAAACGTTTGACGAAACTGTCCTGTTCGACTTGCCGCACTTGGAATTGTTTACACTCTACAAAAATAAGCTGAAAGTGATTGGTGAGGAAACGTtcgaaaaaaatcctaaaCTCAAAGTGATCGACCTGCGGTGGAATAAGCTGGAAGTGTTGCCGAAACAATTGTTTGCGAATAATTTGTTGTTGGAGGAGGCATATTTTACTGGAAATTCTTTGAATATCATACGGATTGACTTTTCTGGGCTACGAAACATACGTCGACTCAATTTCAAAGATAATGTTTGTGTGGATGAAGAGTCAGAGGGAAATTTCAGTGATTTATTCAAACAACTGCGGGAGAACTGTGCTTAA